The window ACTTTGCCGCCTCGCCGGATAACCCCACCCCGATTCTCGATCTCACGCGCCAGTGGGATGGCCAGACCATGCCGGTTGTCGGGATAGGGGAGCCCGTAAGTCGCCTCTCCACAAAACATGCTGCGAAAGTAACCGAATGCGCCAGATACGGAAATATGATTTCGGCAGAATTCTGAAGATGCTGCAGATACGAATCCGCCTAGCTTGATCAAGAAGTCTGATACCAGCTCGTCACACTTCATGTCCTGCAACCACTGGGCCAGTGGGGTTCGATGCATCTTCACGAGTTCGGGGTAAGGTATGCCCAGCGCTGCGTCAAGGACGCGACCAATCTCCTTTTGGTATTCAGCTAGGAAAGGGAAGCCTTCGACGAACGCGCCTGCCGCGGATTCGCCAGAGAGCGCGCATTGCGGAAGGGTTGCAGCATCTTCGCCTTTAAGGGCCATAGCATTATCCAGTTGTCCAAATCCCAAGGGCGTCCGTACTGGAACGTTCAGCTGCCGGACCAGCGTTGGCCACCAGCCTCCTCCCCATCCGACCTGCCACGTCGGGACTTGAGACAGGCCCCGATTCCCCCCCACCATGTGGGACTTGAGAGCGAAACCGACCTCTTTCGCCTCGCAGATCAGGAGCGGTCGGGCTCCGGCTAACATTAGTTCGCCAGCACAACACAACCCCGCCAATCCAGCGCCGATC is drawn from Mycobacterium branderi and contains these coding sequences:
- a CDS encoding FAD-binding protein, with translation MRSEDFDVIVIGAGLAGLCCAGELMLAGARPLLICEAKEVGFALKSHMVGGNRGLSQVPTWQVGWGGGWWPTLVRQLNVPVRTPLGFGQLDNAMALKGEDAATLPQCALSGESAAGAFVEGFPFLAEYQKEIGRVLDAALGIPYPELVKMHRTPLAQWLQDMKCDELVSDFLIKLGGFVSAASSEFCRNHISVSGAFGYFRSMFCGEATYGLPYPDNRHGLAIPLAREIENRGGVIRRGGKVHEILMKNGRADGIAMDDGTEARAPIVAFACGNDRIAKLLDPIPPELEASIAYSEKTTHLDFTVFAVIEGTVVPRDKAKWVAAVDFEDGLLEWTVRLHDLAPWTTQPGKQFLCAERIL